In Phragmites australis chromosome 17, lpPhrAust1.1, whole genome shotgun sequence, the following are encoded in one genomic region:
- the LOC133896746 gene encoding uncharacterized protein LOC133896746 isoform X1, which yields MYGLKVTYHCLHHHNSSHCVTSMATKHTKKSLGLSMSAHLRSFSSLFTPYSTVWHRRRRELKLLWSPVFPSCTSTAPISSSQQGHVLLVASAGPCEQALSPADCHSSSPRGTDNSGIRNKERRRRRPRKRKETAKEGARVLSEEEVSTRMVKLYQSGDPLGRKELGRLVVQWLKQGMHLMASKFASSEIQDDGAELSLDGGSSDGQMGFVIQAQPYLSAIPMPKGQEALCFKASTHYPTLFDNFQRELRDVLLQHQNEGLITDWCSSQSWMLLKELAKSAEHRAAARKSKTPVMHSTLGISLNKTRLMQTKIDDFVKKMTDLLDIERDAELEFTQEELNATPLMDGKSKQPVQYLVTHGQAQEQCDTICNLKVISSATGLTGLHLVLFRVEGSHKLPPTRLSPGDLVCVRTCNSRGEVATSCVQGFVHNLGEDGCSITVALKSRRGDPTLSKFFGKSVRIDRIQALADALTYERNCEALLLLQKRGLQKRNASIGVVATLFGDKEDVISLEQNNLINLGESEMRDDGFLGRYNYNFDTSQSKALALALNKKRPVLVIQGPPGTGKTGLLSYLIACVVHRGERVLVTAPSNAAIDNLVDKLSSTGLNIVRVGNPSRISPSVASKSLGEIVTRKLEEFTEEFERKKSDLRKDLKQCIQDDSLASGIRQLLKKLGKDYKKKEKETIREVLSNAEVVLSTNIGAADPLIRRIGCFDLVVIDEAGQAIEPACWIPILQGTRCILAGDHRQLAPVVLSREAMEGGLGMSLLERASSLHDELLTTKLTMQYRMHDSIASWASNEMYGGLVKSSPSVASRLLVHYPFIKVSWMTQCALILLDTRMPYGSLNIDCEESLDPAGTGSFYNNGEADIVAQHVLNLVQCGVSPTSIAVQSPYIAQVQLLRDRLEEHPAASGVEISTIDSFQGREADAVVISMVRSNSLGAVGFLGDSRRMNVAITRARSHCAVVCDSSTICKNAFLARLLRHIRQHGQVRHVEPGSLDGDSGLGFNPPALPSLG from the exons atgtatgggttgaaggtaacgTACCATTGTCTTCACCACCACAACTCAAGCCACTGTGTCACCAGCATGGCCACGAAACATACAAAAAAATCA CTTGGTCTGAGCATGTCTGCTCATCTTCGGTCTTTTAGCTCCTTGTTTACTCCTTATTCCACTGTGTGGCATCGAAGGAGGAGAGAACTGAAGCTGCTTTGGTCACCGGTTTTCCCCTCCTGTACTAGTACGGCTCCTATCTCTTCTTCTCAGCAAGGTCATGTCCTATTAGTCGCATCTGCAGGCCCTTGCGAACAAGCATTATCACCAGCTGATTGCCATTCCTCTTCCCCTCGCGGCACCGATAACAGTGGTATCAGAAACAAGgaacggaggaggaggaggccgcggaAGAGGAAGGAAACAGCCAAAGAAGGAGCGCGTGTGCTATCAGAGGAGGAAGTGTCGACTAGGATGGTGAAGCTCTACCAGAGTGGTGACCCCCTTGGGCGGAAGGAGTTGGGCCGACTGGTGGTGCAATGGCTAAAGCAGGGCATGCACTTAATGGCCTCCAAATTCGCTTCCTCAGAGATACAAGATGATGGGGCAGAATTGTCATTAGATGGGGGATCGTCAGATGGCCAAATGGGGTTTGTGATCCAGGCACAGCCATACCTCTCTGCCATTCCCATGCCCAAGGGACAGGAGGCACTCTGCTTCAAGGCCTCCACACACTATCCCACCCTCTTTGACAACTTTCAGCGAGAACTCCGTGATGTTCTGTTGCAACACCAGAATGAGGGCCTTATCACTGACTGGTGCTCCTCACAATCCTGGATGCTTCTGAAAGAACTGGCTAAATCTGCTGAGCATCGGGCAGCTGCACGCAAATCTAAAACTCCTGTTATGCACAGTACCCTTGGCATAAGCCTGAACAAGACAAGGCTGATGCAGACCAAAATAGATGACTTCGTTAAAAAGATGACAGACCTTCTAGACatagagcgagatgcagaactgGAATTTACTCAGGAAGAGTTGAATGCCACTCCACTGATGGATGGTAAGTCAAAGCAGCCAGTCCAGTACTTGGTAACTCATGGTCAGGCACAAGAGCAGTGTGACACCATTTGCAATTTGAAAGTTATCAGCAGTGCAACTG GGTTAACAGGCCTACATCTGGTCTTATTTAGAGTTGAGGGAAGTCACAAACTTCCTCCCACTAGACTCTCTCCTGGAGACTTGGTTTGTGTGAGAACATGCAATAGCCGGGGTGAGGTTGCCACTTCTTGCGTGCAAGGCTTTGTCCATAATCTCGGTGAGGATGGATGCAGCATTACAGTGGCATTGAAATCCCGCCGCGGTGATCCTACATTATCCAAGTTTTTTGGGAAAAGTGTGCGGATTGATCGGATACAGGCATTGGCTGATGCACTCACTTATGAG CGCAATTGTGAAGCATTGTTGCTTCTTCAGAAGAGAggtttgcagaaaagaaatGCATCCATTGGGGTAGTAGCCACTCTGTTCGGAGACAAGGAAGATGTGATAAGTCTGGAGCAAAATAATTTGATCAACTTAGGTGAATCGGAAATGCGTGATGATGGTTTCTTGGGGAGGTACAACTACAACTTTGATACCTCTCAATCAAAGGCTCTTGCACTGGCCTTGAACAAGAAGAGGCCTGTCCTAGTCATCCAAGGGCCTCCTGGAACCGGCAAAACTGGTTTGCTTAGCTATCTTATTGCATGTGTTGTCCACCGAGGTGAACGTGTCCTAGTAACAGCTCCTAGCAATGCAGCGATTGATAACCTAGTGGACAAGTTATCAAGTACTGGACTGAACATTGTACGAGTTGGAAACCCTTCTAGGATATCTCCATCTGTTGCATCAAAGTCCTTGGGAGAGATTGTTACCAGGAAGCTTGAGGAATTCACTGAAGAGTTTGAGAGGAAAAAATCTGACTTGAGAAAGGACTTAAAGCAGTGCATACAGGATGACTCTTTAGCTTCAGGTATTCGTCAACTATTAAAAAAACTTGGAAAGGACTataagaagaaagagaaggaaacAATCAGGGAGGTTCTTTCAAATGCTGAGGTGGTCCTATCAACTAATATAGGGGCAGCTGATCCTCTTATCAGGAGAATTGGTTGCTTTGACCTGGTAGTTATAGATGAAGCTGGACAAGCAATTGAGCCCGCATGCTGGATCCCTATATTACAAGGAACGCGTTGCATTCTTGCTGGTGATCACCGTCAGCTTGCACCTGTAGTATTATCAAGAGAGGCTATGGAAGGTGGGCTAGGAATGTCTTTATTGGAAAGGGCTTCATCGTTGCATGATGAACTACTCACTACAAAGTTAACGATGCAATACAGAATGCATGATTCAATAGCTAGTTGGGCATCGAACGAGATGTATGGCGGGTTGGTCAAATCCTCCCCATCTGTCGCTTCTCGCCTTCTTGTTCATTATCCATTTATCAAG GTCAGTTGGATGACTCAGTGTGCCTTGATTTTACTTGATACTCGAATGCCATAtggaagtctaaatattgactGCGAAGAGAGTTTAGACCCAGCTGGTACAGGTTCATTTTATAACAATGGTGAAGCGGATATAGTTGCACAGCATGTTCTCAATCTTGTGCAATGCG GTGTCTCTCCAACTTCCATTGCTGTTCAGTCCCCTTACATTGCACAAGTACAATTGTTACGGGACAGGCTTGAAGAACATCCAGCGGCTTCTGGAGTTGAGATTTCAACCATAGATAGCTTCCAGGGTAGGGAAGCAGATGCAGTTGTCATATCAATG GTTCGGTCGAATTCCTTGGGAGCAGTAGGGTTCCTTGGCGACAGTAGGCGGATGAATGTGGCCATTACAAGGGCAAGGTCACACTGTGCAGTGGTGTGCGATAGTTCTACTATTTGTAAAAATGCTTTCCTGGCGAGGCTCCTTCGCCATATCCGGCAGCACGGCCAAGTCAGACATGTGGAACCGGGTTCCTTGGATGGAGATTCAGGCCTTGGATTTAATCCACCAGCCTTGCCCTCCTTAGGTTAG